The Danio rerio strain Tuebingen ecotype United States chromosome 1, GRCz12tu, whole genome shotgun sequence genome includes a region encoding these proteins:
- the tmx2b gene encoding thioredoxin-related transmembrane protein 2-B precursor yields the protein MALLTPLFAFLYHLPQVYKWLLKPYYIASLFMSIAFVMIRKMPGVCEHLSTQREDGNSCDFDWREVEILMFLSAIVMMKNRRAITIEQHVGNIILFCKVANVILFFRLDIRLGLLYLTLCIVFLMTCKPPLYMGPEYIKYFSDKTIDEELEKDHRVTWIVEFFANWSPECQSFASVYADLSLKYNCAGLKFGKVDIGRYGEVSKKYRVSTSPLSKQLPSLVLFQGGKEVMRRPQVDKKGRAVSWTFTEENIIREFNLNELYQKSKKLGKTKEKLERPSELVFSTVPEEEEPEAETISAMDTESKKDK from the exons ATGGCATTGTTAACACCTCTGTTCGCGTTTCTGTATCATTTGCCGCAGGTTTACAAATGGCTACTAAAACCGTACTACATCGCGTCGTTATTTATGTCTATCGCGTTCGTGATGATCCGCAAAATGCCCGGAGTCTGTGAACATCTTTCGACGCAGCGCGAGGATGGCAACTCGTGTGATTTTGATTGG AGAGAGGTGGAGATACTGATGTTCCTGAGTGCAATAGTCATGATGAAGAACCGAAGAGCAA TTACCATTGAGCAGCATGTGGGCAACATCATCCTCTTCTGTAAAGTGGCCAACGTGATCCTGTTCTTCAGACTGGACATACGTTTGGGGCTTTTGTACTTGACCTTGTGTATTg TTTTTCTGATGACGTGCAAACCTCCTCTGTACATGGGCCCTGAATACATCAAGTATTTCAGTGATAAAACCATTGAC GAGGAGTTGGAGAAGGACCACAGAGTGACCTGGATTGTGGAGTTTTTTGCTAACTGGTCACCAGAGTGTCAGTCTTTCGCCTCTGTCTATGCTGATCTGTCCTTGAA GTATAACTGTGCAGGTCTGAAATTTGGCAAAGTGGACATCGGTCGTTACGGTGAAGTATCTAAGAA GTACAGGGTCAGCACCTCTCCTCTGTCAAAGCAGCTGCCCTCTCTGGTGCTATTTCAAGGAGGAAAGGAGGTCATGAGGCGCCCTCAGGTGGACAAGAAGGGACGAGCAGTGTCTTGGACCTTCACAGAG GAAAACATCATCCGAGAGTTTAACCTTAACGAGTTGTATCAGAAGTCGAAGAAACTCGGAAAGACCAAAGAGAAGTTGGAGAGGCCCAGCGAGCTCGTGTTTTCCACCGTCCCGGAAGAAGAAGAACCAGAGGCTGAAACCATCAGTGCAATGGACACAGAGAGCAAGAAGGACAAATAA
- the med19b gene encoding mediator of RNA polymerase II transcription subunit 19-B (The RefSeq protein has 1 substitution compared to this genomic sequence) — translation MTEIFSSLYGQPDSQGPAGPSALGFGSGKPQVPQNMGPMCFPHQMMEEGAPVRKPAAMNEPFYLLRELPMENELTGHTNLITHYNLEHAYNKFCGKKVKEKLSNFLPELPGMIDSPGIQDNSSLRSLIEKPPVCNNSFSPLTGAMLTGFRSHTGPLPEQYRLMHIQPPKKKNKHKHKHHRPQDPLPPETPSDSDHKKKKKKKDDDPDRKKKKKDKKKKKNRHSPDHPGMTGAQPSTSSLR, via the exons ATGACAGAAATCTTCTCCTCGTTGTATGGCCAGCCTGATTCCCAGGGCCCCGCAGGACCGTCCGCGCTGGGCTTTGGCTCTGGGAAACCTCAGGTCCCCCAAAACATGGGCCCGATGTGTTTCCCGCATCAGATGATGGAAGAAGGGGCTCCGGTCAGAAAACCGGCTGCGATGAACGAGCCCTTCTATCTGCTGAGAGAACTGCCCA TGGAAAATGAGCTGACGGGACACACTAATCTCATCACGCACTACAACCTGGAGCACGCGTACAACAAGTTCTGTGGGAAGAAGGTGAAGGAGAAACTCAGCAACTTTCTTCCTGAGCTTCCTG GTATGATAGACAGCCCAGGCATTCAGGACAACAGTTCTCTGCGCTCTCTCATCGAGAAGCCTCCTGTGTGCAACAACTCTTTCAGTCCTCTGACCGGAGCCATGCTCACCGGCTTCAGGTTACACACTGGCCCT TTACCAGAGCAGTACAGACTGATGCACATTCAGCCGCCTAAGAAGAAGAacaaacacaagcacaaacaCCATCGACCTCAGGACCCCTTACCACCAG AAACTCCGTCAGATTCAGaccataagaagaagaagaaaaagaaggacGATGACCCGgacagaaagaaaaagaagaaagataagaaaaagaagaag AATCGCCACAGCCCTGATCACCCAGGCATGACCGGAGCTCAGCCCAGCACCAGCAGTTTGAGATAA